AGGTCGTCCGCAAGGTGGTCGAGGAGCTGGAGGAGCGGCTCGCCGAGCGCACGCGCGCGGCGATCAAGGGTGCGCTGGACAAGGCGTCGCGCACGCACCGGCCCCGGCCCGGCGACGTCGACTGGGCGCGCACGATCCACCGGAACCTCAAGCACTACTCCCCCGAGCTGGGCACGATCGTGCCGGAGCAGCTGGTCGGGTACGGCCGGCGGCAGCAGGCGGTGCAGCGCGACGTCATCCTGGCCGTGGACCAGTCGGGGTCGATGGCGGAGTCGGTGGTGTATTCGGGGCTGTTCGGTGCGGTGCTGGCGTCGATGCGGGCGCTGCGGACGTCGTTCGTCGCGTTCGACACCGAGGTCGCGGACCTGACCGAGCACCTCGCCGACCCGGTCGACGTGCTGTTCGGCACCCAGCTGGGCGGCGGCACGGACATCAACCGGGCGATCGCCTACTGCCAGGGCCTGGTCGGCCGGCCCGAGCAGACGCTGCTGGTGCTGATCAGCGACCTGTACGAGGGCGGCGACGAGGACGAGCTGCTGCACCGGATCACCGAGCTGGTCGGCGCGGGAGTCCAGGTGGTGACGCTGCTGGCCCTGTCCGACTCGGGCGCGCCGTCGTACGACCACGAGAACGCGGCAGCGCTGGTGGAGCTGGGCGTCCCGGCCTTCGCGTGCACCCCGGACCAGTTCCCGGAGCTGATGGCGGCGGCGATCCGCGGTGACGACCTGCAGGCCTGGGTGGCCCGGGAGACCAGCTGAGTTGCGGAATGAAACCGACCCGACGGCGGTTCACACGAGAGCGGGACGCATCCGGGGCCCGCACCACCGACCCAGGAAGGGACGGCTCGCCATGAAGGTTCGCAGCTCGGTCCGTTCGCTCGCCCGTCAGCCGGGCGCCCAGGTGATCCGGCGCGGCAACCGCGTGTTCGTGATCAACAAGGACAACCCGCGCCTGAAGGCTCGTCAGGGCTGACTCGGCGCGGCGACCCGCTCCTCGGCGCGGCCGAAGCGCATGACGCCGTCGTCGAGCCGGTTGAGCCGCATGTCCGCCAGATCCAGCAGGTAGTTCTGGCGCATCATCCAGGGCCGCCTCTCGCCCTGCTTCGGCAGGCCGGGGGCGGCCCTCTTGATGTACCCCGACGCCAGGTCCACGATCGGGCGCGGCCTCCCCGCCGACGACGCCGAAGCCACGTCCGGGGTGCACGACACGAAGCCGCGCCGGTCCAGGTACTGCAGGAGGCGGCAGACGTACTGGGACGTCAGGTCCGCCCGCAGCGTCCACGAGTTGTTCGTGTAGCCCACACACCACGCCAGGTTCGGGATGCCGCCGAACATCATGCCCTTGTAGGCCCGCTGCTCACCCGGCTCGATCGTGCGTCCGTCGACCGTCAGCGCGATCCCGCCGAAGGCCACCAGCCGCAGGCCCGTCGCCGTCACGATGACGTCCGCCGGCAGCTCGCGCCCCGACTCCAGGAGCACACCGGACACCGTGAACCGCGAAATCCGGTCCGTCACGATGTCCGCCTTGCCCGAGCGCAGCGCCTGGAAGAGGTCGGCGTCCGGCACGAGGCACAGCCGCTGGTCCCACGGGTGGTAGTCCGGCACGAAGTGCGGGTCGACCGGGATCGACGCGGGCAGTTGCGCCGCCACGCGCTTGCGCAGCGCCAGGGACGCCCGGTCCGGCAGCCGCCGCAGCAGCTGGAAGAAGAACGTGCCCAGGACGACGTTCTTGCCGCGCACCACCCGGTGCGCGAGCTTCTCGGGCAGCAGCGCGCGGATCCGGTCGGCGAGCGCGTCCCGCCCCGGCCGCGCCACGATGTACGACGGCGAGCGCTGCAGCATCGTCACGCGGGCCGCGCGCGGAGCCATCGCCGGGACGAGCGTCACCGCCGTCGCGCCGCTGCCGATCACGACGACCTGCTTGCCGTCGTAGTCCAGCTCGTCCGGCCAGTGCTGCGGGTGCACGATGTCGCCCGCGAACTCGTCGCCGCCCGGGAAGTCGACGACGTGCCCGTTCTCGTACGAGTAGTAACCACTGCACAGGTACAGGAACCGGCAGGTGAACGTCACCCCGTGGGCGGTCGAGACCGTCCAGACCGCATCCGCGGACGACCAGCTCGCGCTGACGACCCGGTGCCCGAACCGGATGTGCCGCTCGATGTCGTGCGCGGCCGCGGTCTCCCGCACGTAAGCGAGGATCGACGGGCCGTCGGCGATCGCCTTCGGGTCCTTCCACGGCCGGAACGGGTAACCGAGGGTGAACATGTCCGAATCCGAGCGGATGCCCGGATAGCGGAACAGGTCCCAGGTGCCGCCGATCGTATCCCGCGCCTCGAGGATGGCGTAGGTCTTGCCCGGCAACCGCTCCTGCAGCCGGCAGGCCGCGCCGACGCCCGACAGGCCGGCGCCCACGATCAGCACGTCCACGTGCTCGGCGGTGGTCATGAATTCCAGCGTAACGGAGGTGGGGACCCCGCCGGACCGGGTCGGGGCACCGGCCCGGCGGGGAGGACCTCTTCAGTTTTCGGGGGGTCCGGGTGGCGAAGCCCCGCATGTCACAGGGGCACGACCTTCGTCGCGCCGAAGCTGCCCTTGAGCGGCACCGTCACGGACTTGCCGTGCACGGTCACCGTCACGCTGTCCTGCGTCTGGGTCGGGTCCGAAACCACCAGCACGCGCCGGTACCCGGACCGCCCCACCGCGACCGACACGGGCCCGGAGACGCGCACGTCGTCGACCGAGCCCGCCGCGAAGAAGTTCGCCAGCAGCGTGTCGCCGACCCGGACCGCCTGCACCATCGGCGTGTTCGTCCGCACCTGCCAAGCCCAGGACGCGGTCAGCGTGCCGACCACCGATGCGCCCGGGAGCACCGCGTACGCGTACTTCGCATCTGTCGGCTTCGCGCCGTGCTCCAGCACCAGCTTCTGGTAGCGGCGTGTGTTCGGCGTCGTCGTGCCCTTGGTGTTGGCGCCGGTGTCGATGTCGCGCCACGCGCCGGTCCGGTCTTCGCGCAGCGCCGTCACCGAGGCGTCGTCGAGGAGCACGTACCCGCCGACGTTCTCCAGGTGCACCCAATTCGGCCGCCGCAGCGCGGAAGCCTTCCCGAGGTCGGTCGGCACGCGCCGGAAGTCCGCCGTCAAGGCACCGCGACCGCCTTCGCCGAGGTTGCGGTTCTCGATCGTCGTGCGCACGTTCGACGCCGACGTGCTGGTGATCCCGGCGCCCAGGCAGACGATCCCCGACGGTGTGAAGAACCACGACTTCTTCGCGACCAGCGACCCGTCCCAGGACTTGAAGTCGAACGCGTAGGTGCCGTGCTTGTCGTCCCAGCGGACGCCGCCGGTGTGCGGGTTCGGGCCGACCGGGACGCCGCCGAACTTCGGGTCGGCCGGGCCGTCGTTCTCGGTCGTGCCCGGCAGCAGCAGCGGGTCGACCGTCGGCCAGTAGGCGTCGGTGTAGTGGCCCTTGGCGTTGGGCAGGAACGTGTAGAGCACGCCGTCGCCGACGTGGTAGCCCTTGAGGTTCTGGCCGTTGATGGACTCGTAGCGCGAGATCCGCGTCGAGCTGACGCCCAGCGACGCCGACCAGCCGTCGGTGACGTGCACCATCCGGTCCTGCTGGCCGAAGTCCCGGTGCGTGGCGACGACCCGCGCCGGGCGCGCGCCCGAGGCCAGCATGTCCTGGGCGAACTCGATGCCCGGCGTCGCCACCAGGTCCGGGCCCGGCGCGAACCGCTCCGGGTCGGGGATCTTCAGGAACGGCGCGTACGTGCCTTCCTTGATCCACTTCGCGGCGAGCGCGTTGAGGTCGGTCTTCGTCTTCCCCGAAGCCGTGCGGGCCAGGACGAGTGTCGCGACCGTCAGCTGGTGGCCGATGTCGTGCCCGGTCTCGCCCTGCCGCGAAAGCATCCGGCCGCGAACCGGTTCCATCAGCGCGCCCGCGTAGACGAACGGCGCGAAGCTGTCCGCGACCAGCGCGTAGATCTTGTCCTTCAGCGGCTGCGGGAGGGCGAACTCGGTACCCGCCGTCACGTGGATGGCGCTGGCCAACGCGGTGAGCAGGACGATGCCGTAGTGGCCGGGGTACGGGATGGTGTCGTGCTGGATGAACGAGCCGTCGACGTGGAAGCCGTCGCCCGCCGCGCGGTCCAGCTTGGCGACGACGCTCGCCGCACCCCCGCCCGCGACGTCGGTGAGCGCGTCGACGCCGGTCCTGATCCACGCGGTGTCGCCGATCAGCGCGCCCGCGACGATCGAGATCAGGCCCTTGTCCGCGCGGTTCGCGCCGGTCTCGACGAGCGCGGTGTTGTTCGCGCGGACGTTCGGGTTGCCGACGAACCGCTTGATCGGGCTTACGTACCGGGCCAGCTCGTCGGCGGCCAGCTCGTCGGCGACCACCGAAAGCGTGTGCAGCACGTAGTACGGGACGCCGATCTCGTAGGTGTACCAGTTGCCGATCTCGCCGACCTGCGGGTTGTACTGGCTCGCGTAGATCAGCTCGAGCGCCGCCTTGATCCGGTCGAGCACCACCGGGTCACCGGCCAGCGCACCGCCCGGCGTGCCCCAGTCGACGGCGATCGCGCGCAGCCGGGCGTACATCGACGTCGTGTAGTCGCTGCCCGGGCCGAGCGGCAGGTCCG
This genomic window from Amycolatopsis mongoliensis contains:
- a CDS encoding VWA domain-containing protein is translated as MTSTADALPPAEAAGSTATERTRRWRLVLGAEGAGPGSGLADTELSDEDSGVDAVLAALYDKPDEEAAGGPRSANLGASAPRVARWLGDIRRYFPSTVVQVMQRDAVDRLGLTRMLLEKELLSAVEPDVHLVGTLLSLNGVLPEETKETAREVVRKVVEELEERLAERTRAAIKGALDKASRTHRPRPGDVDWARTIHRNLKHYSPELGTIVPEQLVGYGRRQQAVQRDVILAVDQSGSMAESVVYSGLFGAVLASMRALRTSFVAFDTEVADLTEHLADPVDVLFGTQLGGGTDINRAIAYCQGLVGRPEQTLLVLISDLYEGGDEDELLHRITELVGAGVQVVTLLALSDSGAPSYDHENAAALVELGVPAFACTPDQFPELMAAAIRGDDLQAWVARETS
- the rpmJ gene encoding 50S ribosomal protein L36 codes for the protein MKVRSSVRSLARQPGAQVIRRGNRVFVINKDNPRLKARQG
- a CDS encoding flavin-containing monooxygenase — encoded protein: MTTAEHVDVLIVGAGLSGVGAACRLQERLPGKTYAILEARDTIGGTWDLFRYPGIRSDSDMFTLGYPFRPWKDPKAIADGPSILAYVRETAAAHDIERHIRFGHRVVSASWSSADAVWTVSTAHGVTFTCRFLYLCSGYYSYENGHVVDFPGGDEFAGDIVHPQHWPDELDYDGKQVVVIGSGATAVTLVPAMAPRAARVTMLQRSPSYIVARPGRDALADRIRALLPEKLAHRVVRGKNVVLGTFFFQLLRRLPDRASLALRKRVAAQLPASIPVDPHFVPDYHPWDQRLCLVPDADLFQALRSGKADIVTDRISRFTVSGVLLESGRELPADVIVTATGLRLVAFGGIALTVDGRTIEPGEQRAYKGMMFGGIPNLAWCVGYTNNSWTLRADLTSQYVCRLLQYLDRRGFVSCTPDVASASSAGRPRPIVDLASGYIKRAAPGLPKQGERRPWMMRQNYLLDLADMRLNRLDDGVMRFGRAEERVAAPSQP
- a CDS encoding polysaccharide lyase 8 family protein, coding for MPVNRRNALRGGALAAASTVFLTRPAFASAAPSAAPAAGGVPTATAPIVAAYRQLQTGINRPSPERTEALANLSRVAKAYNASMSVAGGGAPLWTDLPLGPGSDYTTSMYARLRAIAVDWGTPGGALAGDPVVLDRIKAALELIYASQYNPQVGEIGNWYTYEIGVPYYVLHTLSVVADELAADELARYVSPIKRFVGNPNVRANNTALVETGANRADKGLISIVAGALIGDTAWIRTGVDALTDVAGGGAASVVAKLDRAAGDGFHVDGSFIQHDTIPYPGHYGIVLLTALASAIHVTAGTEFALPQPLKDKIYALVADSFAPFVYAGALMEPVRGRMLSRQGETGHDIGHQLTVATLVLARTASGKTKTDLNALAAKWIKEGTYAPFLKIPDPERFAPGPDLVATPGIEFAQDMLASGARPARVVATHRDFGQQDRMVHVTDGWSASLGVSSTRISRYESINGQNLKGYHVGDGVLYTFLPNAKGHYTDAYWPTVDPLLLPGTTENDGPADPKFGGVPVGPNPHTGGVRWDDKHGTYAFDFKSWDGSLVAKKSWFFTPSGIVCLGAGITSTSASNVRTTIENRNLGEGGRGALTADFRRVPTDLGKASALRRPNWVHLENVGGYVLLDDASVTALREDRTGAWRDIDTGANTKGTTTPNTRRYQKLVLEHGAKPTDAKYAYAVLPGASVVGTLTASWAWQVRTNTPMVQAVRVGDTLLANFFAAGSVDDVRVSGPVSVAVGRSGYRRVLVVSDPTQTQDSVTVTVHGKSVTVPLKGSFGATKVVPL